One Magnetococcales bacterium genomic window, GATCGCGTGACACCGGAGTGTTATTGCCGGGAGCGCACCCGACGGGCGCGCTCCTCGTTTTTCTGGCCCATGCGACTCATGGCCCGGCCCCGGCGACGGGCCATGTATGCCCTGTACGCCTATTGCCGGGAGTTGGACGATATCGCCGACGGCGGTTTGAACCCGGAAGTGGCCCGGAGCAAACTGGCCTGGTGGCGGGGGGAGATGGCTTCGACCCTGGCGGGAGAGCCTCACCATCCGGTGGCGGTGGAACTGCTGGCAGCCGTGCGCTGCTTCGATCTGCCCAGGGAACCCTTCTTTCTGTTGATCGAAGGAATGTCGCGGGATCTGGAAGGCGCGGGCATCGCCGATATCAAGGCGCTGGAATCCTACGCCCGCCAGGTGGCGGTGACCGTGGGGGAGGTGGCGTTGCGCATCTTCTCCGATACCTCTTCCGGGGGGGAGTGGCGGGAACGCTTTGCCTGGCATCTGGGGTTGGCCCTGCAGTACACCAACATCCTGCGGGATGGTGCGGAGGATGCGGCGCGCGGTCGTCTCTACCTTCCGGAGAGCTGGCTGGCGGAAGCCGGATTGAGTCGCGAGACCCTTCTGCTGGACGGCGGCGGCGCGGCGGGTCGCCCGCTTTGGGAGCGGCTTTACCGGGAGGCGGCAGGCCATTTCGAGGCGGCGTGGCAGGCGGTGGCTCCGGCGGACCGGCGCGGCGTGGTCTTCGCCCTGGCCATGGGGGAGATCTACCGGTTGTTGCTCGAACGGTTGCGGGCGGCGGGTTGGCCCTGGGGCGGGCAGCGGGTACGGGTGGGAACCTGGCGACGATTGTGGATCACCGCCTCGCTCTGGTGGCGCTATTCGCGGAATCTCCGCTCTTGAGCGATTGTTCGGGGCGGATACTGGTTCTGGGGGGCGGTGTTTCCGGTCTGGCGGCGGCGGTGGCTCTGGCCGAGGCGGGGCAGCGGCCCCTGCTGCTGGAGGCGGCCTCTCAATTGGGGGGGCGGGCGCGCTCCTTCCGGGAGGAGCGCTTCGGCGGGGAGTGGCTGGACAACGGGCCTCATCTGCTGGTGGGGGGGTGTCATCAGGCGCTGGCCCTGTTGCAACGACTGCACGGCGTGCCGCCCCTGTCGGGTGGTGGACGGGTAGCCTACGATTTTTGGGATGAACGCCACGGGTGGCATGGCCTTCGTTGCCCGAACTGGCCCGCTCCCTGGCATCTGGCGGCGGGTTTGGCGGTATTTCCGGGTCTCAGCGGTCGGGACCGTCTCGCCGCCTTGCGGCTGGGCCTGGCTTTGCGGGGTGGCGAGTCGCCACCGGCGGCGATGACGGTCAGCCACTGGCTGGAGCGCCACGGGCAGAGCGGAGCCCTGGTGGAGCGGCTCTGGGGGCCCATGTGTCTCTCCCTGCTCAACGAGGGCGCCGGAGCGGCTTCCGCGGCGCTCTTCGTCACGGTGATGCGGCGCCTCTTTTTGCAGGAGAGGCAGGGGGCGGCGCCCCGTTGGCCGGGTGTGCCCCTGTCGGCTTTGTGGGGGGATGCGGCCAGGGCCTTCATCGAAAGCCGGGGTGGGGAGGTGCGCCTGCGATGCCGGGTCGAGCATCTCGACCGGGAGGGGGCCCGGATCCGGGAGGTGGTGACCCGCTGCGGGCGATTTCCCGCCCCCCGCCGGGTGATTTCGGCCTTGCCCTGGTTTGCCCTGGAGCGGCTGCTGCCGGATTGGGCTGCGCCCTGGCGGGGGTTGACGGGGACGCCGCTGATTACGGTTCATCTGTTGTATGGGGCGGAAGCCGGTTTGAACAGCGAAGCGGT contains:
- a CDS encoding squalene/phytoene synthase family protein; its protein translation is MTPECYCRERTRRARSSFFWPMRLMARPRRRAMYALYAYCRELDDIADGGLNPEVARSKLAWWRGEMASTLAGEPHHPVAVELLAAVRCFDLPREPFFLLIEGMSRDLEGAGIADIKALESYARQVAVTVGEVALRIFSDTSSGGEWRERFAWHLGLALQYTNILRDGAEDAARGRLYLPESWLAEAGLSRETLLLDGGGAAGRPLWERLYREAAGHFEAAWQAVAPADRRGVVFALAMGEIYRLLLERLRAAGWPWGGQRVRVGTWRRLWITASLWWRYSRNLRS
- a CDS encoding FAD-dependent oxidoreductase; amino-acid sequence: MSDCSGRILVLGGGVSGLAAAVALAEAGQRPLLLEAASQLGGRARSFREERFGGEWLDNGPHLLVGGCHQALALLQRLHGVPPLSGGGRVAYDFWDERHGWHGLRCPNWPAPWHLAAGLAVFPGLSGRDRLAALRLGLALRGGESPPAAMTVSHWLERHGQSGALVERLWGPMCLSLLNEGAGAASAALFVTVMRRLFLQERQGAAPRWPGVPLSALWGDAARAFIESRGGEVRLRCRVEHLDREGARIREVVTRCGRFPAPRRVISALPWFALERLLPDWAAPWRGLTGTPLITVHLLYGAEAGLNSEAVALPGTLSQWLVDRKRLDAGKAGLPGARLSAVLSGAWRESRWPAERLALGVHREVGRVVPALAGQTPLAVRVVREQRATFAPWPEVEAWRPGARTPWNNLLLAGDWTATGLPSTLEGAVVSGNRAAAIALG